Proteins from one Puntigrus tetrazona isolate hp1 chromosome 10, ASM1883169v1, whole genome shotgun sequence genomic window:
- the parp14rs4 gene encoding protein mono-ADP-ribosyltransferase PARP14: protein MDECYPITVEGNWSTKNAKSVKNKLQIYFQSKKSRGGDCFVQYNDWSNSATILFKSSSIRDGVLSKAEHIITIDNKEIKLKVFKPSTGQKTEEACGHQEPSQKGVLSQATNDGGQQFESKVFKPSDLEKADSTGQRTEQACGYQEPNVLQTELDVKKPKESDAVVLENLPDDFSQDVLTLLVENIANLCENDFSMELIPELQKAVVIFKNPSAAEKFLEDSRTHDKFKKNNLRARALERSTCVRVEDLPPEANNKMLLELYFEKRGGPVEEVVIIPEEQAAMITFKEEETKERVLKQENKICDVPVKMYPYFKSLDTILYGGNRPSFKLPEPVTVIVHPGIRKFMLKKGQISSIKDQMSSHFCQINMDKPDVLLSPDPALLKQKGVTRRHIDSWSENTIDAFKKLMSNYTTSEWPVSPTLWSKVERKIKELVKDQVFIDLDASKGVLTLAGMAHEIIGLKPIIEKFLERGTNQMEREKNSVTEHMEISPAMYSLLEQDGLKIAVSPDLHIDYNKKVNRLILSGLHTETLAFKNWVLEKQINMKQKPLQINRSIMEFLRSVDCNEMSRDLFISHGITAVYTIENGDVVVTGSTERALAEAEKKVSTVFTTKELTVEDQGVLQMPAWLELETQLQELFNISKKTSVIICLSKQRDKVTVTGFREPVMEVSENLGCFIEKHTRIEETVRVKSHAAFELIKEKKSQEWQRFIKSDEMKVNFDSKRPWIKLSGERTLVKPAFTFFRGLINDLCTDTLIIKKAGAKKYFMEQGKMMLSMLLKEKRFVVVLQEDGMLEEEEDEFTEASFENIGQVSCEVRIPGGVTVTVRKADICKINVDAVVNAANEDLKHIGGLALALLQAAGPSLQQICDQHTKANGPLKPGDAIITDAGRLPCKYVVHAVGPRFSDSDRRITEQCLRCAVRESLKRALSKNCSSIAIPVISSGIFGCPLDLCTELIAKEVHEYIEYHNHRGFNSTLTEIHLVDNNDSTVNAMTQAVRKEFAAYNPKMSPHKIKPHGHINNGQGYRENVRGRGHGNYGQRKQDIEAPKGHGNRDFAGQAHWRGETSSFGGRSYNSEGLNVVERKTMPEGLKIILCKGNIQDASADVIVNTVSEDLDLSKGAVSNALLQTAGHQLQSEITRAARSKNVNYGEMIITDGYKLKCQKVFHVVCPFWQGSEQKVLSQIIRNCLKNADKWRMASVVFPAIGTGNLGFPKDLVAKLMLTEVQEFTSTNLQEVTVIVHPSDRESIECFTSVFRHGVQSPITKEAHRHDKYKNNSGKSGQTSGAIGKVSSPSLGVHTMQMGQVTLEVSSGDITKEKTDAIVNSSNQTFSLKAGVSKAILDAAGLQVEHECSQIVKSSNTQQTEIVTSAGQLPCGNIIHVIGRNNPSEIKDVVLSVLELCEARQITSVAFPALGTGQGGAKAADVADAMVDAVVEFIKKKKPVHVRLVKYLIFQTNMVEDFHQTMIRRSGEKVEEDKSLFTKLKDFIFRGSSESPTDEEFVMVGEDIEPAVFQLCGETPKDLSEAKDMINSMILREHVSIPIRDPAIAHFTREDGETLNAMQRELSVSVRLEKKGQDSVITLEGLTRDAYTAEIRIRDMIRKVERNETRRSEAFIISSMVQWKYQENARSVKNFDMLTNYDLEQAYRRKQPIVKIKISNDEYEVDLVRKEATRSGIKIELNRVDLQAAAAAQSPLPSHWEDMKGQSVVLVKLTPDSKEYAEVEKEFRRTNLTNNIIEIERVQNSALWKNYMIKKEELEDKNKHKNNEKLLFHGTGSDKTDHINNHGFNRSFAGMNGAMYGNGSYFAVDPQYSAQGYSKPDAKGHKHMYLVRVLVGEHTQGKQGLLVPPAKSSSSADLYNSVTDNMTTPSMFVIFNDVQAYPEYLITFQ, encoded by the exons ATGGACGAATGCTATCCCATCACTGTAGAAGGAAACTGGTCgactaaaaatgctaaaagtgtgaaaaataaacTTCAGATTTACTTTCAGAGTAAGAAATCTCGAGGAGGAGACTGCTTTGTGCAATATAATGATTGGAGCAACTCTGCTACGATTCTGTTCAAATCATCTAGCA TCCGAGATGGCGTGCTCTCAAAGGCAGAACACATTATTACCATTGACAATAAAGAAATTAAGCTGAAAGTGTTCAAACCCAGCACTGGACAAAAG ACAGAGGAGGCCTGTGGACATCAGGAACCAA GCCAAAAAGGTGTGCTCTCCCAGGCTACAAATGATGGCGGTCAGCAGTTCGAGTCAAAAGTTTTCAAACCCAGTGATTTGGAGAAAGCAGACAGCACTGGACAAAGA ACGGAGCAGGCATGTGGATATCAGGAAccaa ATGTCCTGCAAACTGAGTTGGATGTAAAGAAACCTAAAGAGTCAGATGCTGTGGTCCTGGAGAACCTTCCAGATGATTTTAGTCAAGATGTTTTGACTCTTTTGGTGGAGAACATCGCCAATCTTTGTGAAAATGACTTTAGCATGGAATTAATACCAGAATTACAAAAAGCAGTTGTGATCTTTAAAAATCCCAGTG CTGCAGAAAAGTTCCTTGAGGACAGTAGGACACATGACAAGTTCAAAAAGAATAATCTGAGGGCTCGTGCACTGGAGAGAAGCACATGTGTGCGAGTAGAAGATCTTCCACCTGAGGCCAACAACAAGATGCTGCTGGAACTGTATTTTGAGAAACGGGGCGGTCCAGTAGAGGAAGTTGTCATAATTCCAGAAGAACAAGCAGCCATGATTACCTTTAAGGAGGAAGAAA CCAAAGAGAGAGTTTTGaagcaagaaaataaaatctgtgaTGTTCCAGTCAAGATGTATCCCTACTTTAAATCACTGGATACAATCTTGTATGGTGGCAACAGGCCTAGTTTTAAGTTGCCTGAACCTGTTACAGTCATTGTACATCCTGGCATCAGGAAGTTTATGCTTAAGAAAGGGCAGATTTCCTCCATTAAAGACCAAATGAGCTCACACTTCTGCCAGATAAACATGGACAAACCTGACGTTTTGCTCAGTCCTGATCCAGCATTACTGAAACAGAAAGGAGTTACCAGAAGACACATTGATAGCTGGAGTGAAAATACCATTGATGCCTTCAAGAAACTCATGTCAAACTACACAACATCTGAGTGGCCTGTGTCACCCACCTTGTGGTCTAAAGTGGAGAGAAAAATTAAGGAATTAGTGAAAGATCAGGTTTTTATAGATTTGGATGCTTCTAAAGGGGTATTGACACTGGCAGGAATGGCCCATGAAATAATTGGACTGAAACCCATCATAGAAAAGTTTTTAGAGAGGGGAACCAATCAAATGGAGAGGGAGAAGAACAGTGTGACAGAGCACATGGAGATTTCTCCTGCCATGTACTCTCTGCTTGAACAAGATGGTCTGAAAATCGCAGTTTCTCCAGACCTGCACATTGACTACAACAAAAAGGTGAACAGACTTATTTTATCCGGTCTTCATACAGAAACTCTTGCCTTCAAGAATTGGGTCCTTGAgaagcaaataaatatgaaacagaAGCCCTTACAGATTAACCGTTCAATCATGGAGTTTCTGAGATCAGTGGATTGTAATGAAATGTCCAGAGATCTGTTCATATCTCATGGAATAACTGCTGTCTACACAATTGAAAATGGAGATGTTGTTGTGACTGGAAGCACAGAAAGAGCACTTGCTGAGGCAGAGAAGAAAGTGAGTACAGTTTTCACAACCAAAGAACTCACTGTTGAAGATCAAGGCGTCCTTCAAATGCCAGCATGGCTCGAACTCGAAACGCAATTGCAAGAATTGTtcaatatttccaaaaaaacatctgtgATTATATGTTTATCTAAACAGAGAGACAAAGTCACAGTGACTGGATTTAGAGAACCAGTAATGGAGGTCAGTGAGAACTTAGGATGTTTTATTGAGAAACACACTAGAATTGAAGAAACCGTTCGTGTCAAATCACATGCagcatttgaattaataaaagaaaaaaaatcgcaAGAATGGCAACGTTTCATTAAGTCTGATGAGATGAAAGTGAATTTTGATTCTAAGAGACCCTGGATAAAACTATCTGGAGAGCGTACATTAGTCAAGCCAGCTTTTACCTTCTTTAGAGGGTTGATAAATGATCTCTGCACAGACACACTGATCATTAAAAAGGCAGGAGCAAAGAAGTACTTCATGGAGCAGGGTAAAATGATGCTCTCAATGCTGTTGAAGGAAAAAAGATTTGTGGTGGTTCTTCAGGAAGATGGTATGctggaagaggaggaagatgaatTTACTGAAGCTAGTTTTGAAAATATTGGCCAGGTCTCTTGTGAGGTTCGAATACCAGGTGGAGTAACTGTTACTGTCAGGAAGGCAGATATTTGCAAGATCAATGTTGATGCTGTGGTCAATGCTGCTAATGAAGATCTGAAGCACATTGGTGGATTAGCTCTAGCACTTCTCCAAGCTGCTGGACCAAGTCTGCAGCAAATCTGTGACCAACACACAAAAGCAAATGGGCCTCTAAAGCCTGGAGATGCTATCATCACTGACGCTGGTCGTCTTCCCTGTAAATATGTGGTGCATGCTGTTGGAcctcgtttcagtgattcagacaGACGTATCACTGAGCAATGCCTGAGATGTGCTGTGAGGGAAAGTCTGAAAAGGGCATTAAGCAAAAACTGCTCCTCCATTGCAATTCCAGTTATTAGCTCAGGGATATTTGGTTGTCCTCTTGATCTTTGCACTGAATTGATTGCCAAGGAGGTGCATGAGTACATTGAATATCATAACCACAGAGGATTCAATAGCACATTAACTGAAATTCACCTGGTTGACAATAATGACAGTACAGTGAATGCCATGACTCAAGCTGTCAGAAAGGAGTTTGCAGCCTATAACCCCAAAATGTCCCCCCATAAAATCAAACCTCATGGGCATATTAACAATGGACAAGGGTATCGTGAAAATGTTCGTGGTCGTGGCCATGGAAACTATGGccaaagaaaacaagacattgAAGCCCCCAAAGGTCATGGCAATAGAGACTTCGCAGGACAAGCACACTGGAGAGGGGAAACCTCAAGCTTTGGTGGCAGATCATATAACTCTGAAGGGTTAAATGTTGTTGAGAGAAAAACTATGCCAGAGGGACTAAAAATTATTCTGTGCAAAGGGAACATCCAGGATGCAAGT GCTGATGTCATTGTAAACACTGTGTCAGAAGATCTGGATCTCAGTAAAGGTGCCGTCTCCAATGCACTCCTTCAGACTGCTGGTCATCAGCTCCAGTCAGAAATCACCAGAGCTGCTCGCTCAAAGAATGTGAATTATGGTGAAATGATCATCACAGATGGTTATAAACTGAAATGTCAAAAAGTCTTCCATGTAGTTTGTCCATTTTGGCAGGGCTCAGAACAAAAG gtacTCAGTCAGATCATTAGAAATTGCCTGAAAAATGCAGATAAGTGGAGAATGGCTTCAGTCGTCTTCCCAGCGATCGGGACTGGGAATCTTGGCTTTCCTAAAGATCTGGTGGCCAAACTCATGCTGACTGAAGTCCAGGAATTTACCTCTACAAACCTTCAAGAGGTAACTGTGATTGTGCACCCTTCTGACAGAGAGAGTATAGAG TGCTTCACCAGCGTCTTTAGACATGGGGTTCAGAGTCCCATCACAAAAGAAGCACATCGACATGacaagtataaaaataattctggAAAGTCAGGCCAGACctctg GGGCCATTGGCAAAGTCTCCTCTCCGTCTCTTGGGGTGCACACTATGCAGATGGGTCAGGTGACTCTGGAGGTTTCTTCAGGAGACAtaactaaagaaaaaacagatGCCATTGTCAACTCCTCAAATCAGACATTTTCTCTGAAAGCAG GAGTATCCAAGGCCATATTAGATGCTGCTGGACTACAAGTGGAACATGAATGTTCACAGATTG TGAAATCATCAAATACGCAGCAAACAGAGATTGTGACTTCAGCCGGGCAGCTTCCATGTGGAAACATCATCCATGTTATTGGACGCAATAATCCATCTGAAATTAAGGATGTTGTTTTGTCTGTTCTGGAGTTATGTGAGGCACGCCAGATTACTTCTGTTGCCTTCCCAGCTCTTGGCACTG gtcaGGGAGGTGCAAAAGCAGCTGATGTTGCAGATGCAATGGTTGATGCAGTGGTtgaatttataaagaaaaagaaaccgGTGCATGTACGGCTTGTGAAGTATCTTATATTTCAAACGAACATGGTGGAAGACTTTCACCAAACCATGATCAGAAGATCTGGTGAGAAAGTAGAAGAGGATAAAAGTCTGTTTACCAAATTGAAAG aCTTTATCTTCAGGGGGAGTTCAGAATCTCCCACAGATGAAGAGTTTGTGATGGTGGGTGAAGATATTGAGCCAGCTGTGTTTCAGCTGTGTGGGGAGACACCAAAGGACCTGAGTGAAGCCAAAGACATGATCAACAGCATGATATTACGGGAGCATGTGAGCATCCCAATCCGTGATCCAGCCATTGCTCATTTCACCAGGGAGGATGGAGAAACACTGAACGCCATGCAGAGGGAGCTCTCAGTCAGTGTCCGTCTTGAGAAGAAAGGTCAGGACTCTGTGATCACGCTGGAGGGTCTGACAAGAGATGCTTACACTGCAGAGATTCGTATTCGAGACATGATCAGAAAGGTGGAAAGAAATGAAACCCGAAGAAGTGAGGCTTTTATCATTAGCAGTATGGTTCAGTGGAAATATCAGGAAAATGCACGCAGCGTCAAAAACTTTGATATGTTGACTAATTATGACCTGGAACAGGCCTATCGGAGGAAACAGCCAATAGTGAAAATCAAGATTAGCAATGATGAATATGAAGTTGATTTAGTTAGGAAGGAGGCCACAAGAAGTGGAATAAAGATTGAACTGAATAGAGTAGATCTGCAAG CTGCAGCTGCTGCTCAAAGCCCTTTGCCTTCACACTGGGAGGACATGAAAGGACAGTCAGTTGTTCTTGTAAAACTTACACCAGACTCAAAGGAATATGCAGAAGTGGAGAAGGAGTTCAGGAGAACCAATCTAACCAATAATATCATTGAA attGAAAGAGTCCAAAACAGCGCACTTTGGAAAAACTACATGATCAAAAAGGAGGAACTggaagataaaaacaaacacaaaaataacgaAAAGCTTCTCTTTCATGGAACTGGCTCTGATAAAACTGATCATATCAATAATCACGGCTTTAATCGCAGCTTTGCTGGCATGAATG GAGCCATGTATGGGAATGGTTCATACTTTGCTGTGGACCCACAATACTCAGCTCAAGGGTATTCTAAACCTGATGCCAAAggacacaaacacatgtatCTTGTTAGGGTGCTTGTTGGAGAACACACTCAAGGAAAACAAGGCCTTCTTGTTCCCCCTGCGAAGAGCTCCAGTAGTGCTGATCTCTATAACAGTGTGACTGACAACATGACCACCCCATCCATGTTTGTGATCTTTAATGATGTGCAAGCTTATCCAGAATACCTAATCACCTTCCAGTAA